From one Bradyrhizobium sp. Ash2021 genomic stretch:
- a CDS encoding ABC transporter substrate-binding protein gives MRKGILHLVTGTALAIALSASSAYAQKKYDTGATDTEIKVGQTNPFSGPASSYATIGKTQAAYMKMINDQGGVNGRKINLIQYDDAYSPPKAVEQVRKLVESDEVLLTFQILGTPSNAAVQKYLNAKKVPQLFAATGASKFTDPKNFPWTMGFNPNYFVEGRIYGQYIIKNHPNAKVGILYQNDDLGKDYLNGIKAGLGDKAATMIVAEASYEVSDPTIDSQILKIKSSGADLFFSASTPKQAAQAIKKIAELDWHPVHILDINATSVGAVMKPAGLEASKGVISVNYGKDPLDPTWKDDAGMKKYLDFMAKYYPDGDKDSIFNTYGYSTSQLLIHVLKACGDDLTRENVMKQATSLKNVQLDLSLPGIVNSTAPDDYRVNKQLQMQKFNGERWELFGPILEDSGPAG, from the coding sequence ATGAGGAAGGGTATTCTCCATCTGGTCACCGGCACGGCGCTCGCAATCGCGCTGTCGGCCTCGTCGGCCTACGCGCAGAAGAAATACGATACCGGCGCGACCGATACCGAGATCAAGGTCGGCCAGACCAATCCGTTCAGCGGACCGGCCTCGTCGTACGCGACCATCGGCAAGACCCAGGCCGCCTATATGAAGATGATCAACGACCAGGGCGGCGTGAACGGCCGCAAGATCAATCTGATCCAGTATGACGACGCCTACTCCCCGCCCAAGGCCGTCGAGCAGGTGCGCAAGCTGGTCGAGAGCGACGAAGTGCTGCTCACGTTCCAGATCCTCGGCACACCCTCGAACGCGGCGGTACAGAAATATCTCAATGCCAAGAAGGTGCCGCAGCTGTTCGCCGCCACCGGCGCGTCGAAGTTCACCGACCCGAAGAATTTCCCGTGGACGATGGGTTTCAACCCCAACTACTTCGTCGAAGGCCGCATCTACGGCCAGTACATCATCAAAAATCATCCGAATGCCAAGGTCGGAATCCTCTATCAGAACGACGACCTCGGTAAGGACTATCTGAACGGCATCAAGGCCGGCCTCGGCGACAAGGCCGCGACCATGATCGTGGCCGAGGCCTCCTACGAGGTTTCCGATCCGACCATCGATTCGCAGATCCTCAAGATCAAGTCCTCCGGTGCGGACCTGTTCTTCAGCGCATCGACCCCGAAGCAGGCGGCACAGGCGATCAAGAAAATCGCCGAGCTCGACTGGCATCCGGTGCACATCCTCGACATCAACGCCACCTCGGTCGGCGCGGTGATGAAGCCGGCGGGACTCGAGGCCTCCAAGGGAGTGATCAGCGTCAACTACGGCAAGGATCCGCTCGATCCGACCTGGAAGGACGATGCCGGCATGAAGAAGTATCTCGACTTCATGGCGAAGTACTATCCCGATGGCGACAAGGACTCGATCTTCAACACCTATGGCTACTCGACCTCGCAGTTGCTGATTCACGTTCTCAAGGCGTGCGGCGACGACCTGACGCGCGAGAACGTCATGAAGCAGGCCACCAGCCTGAAGAATGTCCAGCTCGACCTGTCGCTGCCGGGCATCGTCAACAGCACCGCGCCGGACGACTATCGCGTCAACAAGCAGTTGCAGATGCAGAAGTTCAACGGCGAGCGCTGGGAACTGTTCGGCCCGATCCTCGAGGATTCCGGCCCGGCGGGCTAG
- a CDS encoding DUF1330 domain-containing protein has translation MGHIDPTKEVFAQFRANDRPGPIHMLNLVRLREHAAYPDGRKATGAEAYAAYGRESGPVFGRLGGRIVWQGRFELMLIGPAEERWDHCFIAEYPSVAAFAEMIRDPVYREAVKHRQAAVEDSRLIRHAVLPVGKTFGEIPK, from the coding sequence ATGGGCCACATCGATCCGACCAAGGAAGTTTTCGCGCAATTCCGCGCCAACGATCGGCCAGGGCCGATCCACATGCTCAATCTGGTGCGCTTGAGGGAACACGCGGCCTATCCCGACGGCCGCAAGGCAACCGGCGCGGAAGCCTATGCGGCCTATGGCCGGGAAAGCGGGCCGGTGTTCGGACGCCTCGGCGGGCGCATCGTCTGGCAGGGCCGGTTCGAGCTGATGTTGATAGGCCCTGCGGAAGAGCGCTGGGATCACTGCTTCATCGCCGAATATCCAAGCGTCGCTGCGTTTGCGGAAATGATCCGCGATCCCGTTTACCGGGAAGCGGTGAAACACCGCCAGGCGGCCGTCGAGGATTCGCGCCTGATCCGGCACGCGGTGTTGCCGGTCGGCAAGACGTTTGGGGAGATTCCGAAGTGA
- a CDS encoding penicillin-binding protein 1A: MVLGRKKSGGRKEPLFGLPAALAELRLSPDDRIPAAEDTPRKSSTKSSAKSSANRKEDDEEPPRERKPRASRGGARRRSKSRGRLGLARLFYWGAVLGLWAGIAVIGVVVWVGAHLPAIQSLEIPKRPPTIQIVGMDGSVLAQRGEMAGANVSLKDLAPYLPKAFIAIEDRRFYSHYGVDPIGILRAAVANILHRGVSQGGSTLTQQLAKNLFLTQERTLQRKLQEVELALWLERKHSKTEILELYLNRVYFGSGAYGVEAAAQRYFGKSAKNVTLAEAAMLAGLVKSPSRLAPNRNPEGAAQRAQTVLAAMADAKFITDAQAQASIGHPQINVKPAGAGTVNYVADWIGEVLDDLVGQIDRDITVETTIDPKLQSVAEASIIDELAAKSVKFNVSQGALVAMTPDGAVRAMVGGRNYAESQYNRAVTAKRQPGSAFKPFVYLTAIEAGLTPETIRQDAPLDVKGWKPENYSHEYFGAVTLTQALAMSLNTVAVRLGLEVGAKNVVRTAHRLGISSKLDANASIALGTSEVSVIELVGAYAPFANGGLGVSPHVVTKIRTSEGKVLYMRPADQLGQVIEPRHVAMMNTMMQETLISGTAHKAEIPGWTAAGKTGTSQDFRDAWFIGYTANLVTGVWLGNDDNSPTRKATGGGLPVEVWSRFMKAAHQGVPVASLPNSQTGGGLFSNLMQTVSQVSAPSAPTAQAPVPLAPIPSGGGYRPPPTRTSAPPASSARPEAAAGLDGWLMDRVFGGR, translated from the coding sequence ATGGTGTTGGGACGGAAAAAGAGCGGCGGACGCAAGGAGCCGCTTTTCGGGCTTCCGGCCGCGCTCGCGGAGCTGCGTCTTTCGCCGGATGATCGCATCCCCGCCGCCGAAGACACGCCCAGGAAATCCTCGACCAAATCTTCCGCCAAATCATCCGCAAACCGCAAAGAAGATGACGAGGAGCCGCCGCGCGAGCGAAAACCGCGTGCGTCCCGCGGCGGCGCCAGGCGCCGGTCGAAGTCGCGGGGCCGCCTCGGTCTTGCGCGCCTGTTCTATTGGGGCGCGGTGCTCGGACTGTGGGCGGGAATTGCGGTTATCGGCGTCGTGGTCTGGGTCGGCGCGCATCTGCCGGCGATCCAGTCGCTGGAAATTCCAAAGCGTCCGCCGACGATCCAGATTGTCGGCATGGACGGCAGCGTGCTGGCACAGCGCGGCGAAATGGCCGGCGCCAATGTTTCGCTCAAGGATTTGGCGCCCTATCTGCCGAAGGCGTTCATCGCCATCGAGGACCGCCGGTTCTATTCGCATTACGGCGTCGACCCGATCGGCATTTTACGCGCGGCCGTCGCCAACATCCTGCATCGCGGCGTCTCGCAAGGCGGCTCGACGCTGACCCAGCAGCTCGCGAAGAACCTGTTCCTGACCCAGGAACGCACCCTGCAGCGAAAATTGCAGGAGGTCGAACTCGCGCTCTGGCTGGAGCGCAAGCATTCCAAGACCGAAATCCTCGAGCTCTATCTCAACCGGGTCTATTTCGGTTCCGGCGCCTATGGCGTCGAGGCCGCAGCCCAACGCTATTTCGGCAAGTCGGCCAAGAACGTCACCCTCGCCGAGGCCGCGATGCTGGCGGGCCTCGTCAAGTCGCCGTCGCGGCTGGCGCCGAACCGCAATCCGGAAGGCGCCGCGCAGCGCGCCCAGACCGTGCTCGCGGCGATGGCGGACGCCAAATTCATCACCGACGCGCAGGCGCAGGCCTCGATCGGCCATCCCCAGATCAATGTGAAGCCGGCCGGCGCCGGCACCGTCAACTACGTCGCCGACTGGATCGGCGAAGTGCTCGACGATCTGGTCGGCCAGATCGACCGCGACATCACCGTCGAAACCACGATCGATCCGAAGCTGCAGAGCGTGGCGGAGGCGTCCATCATCGACGAACTCGCGGCGAAAAGCGTAAAGTTCAATGTCAGCCAGGGCGCGCTGGTGGCGATGACGCCTGACGGCGCGGTGCGCGCCATGGTCGGCGGCCGGAACTATGCCGAGAGCCAGTATAACCGTGCGGTCACGGCAAAGCGCCAGCCCGGCTCGGCGTTCAAGCCGTTCGTTTATCTCACCGCGATCGAGGCGGGCCTGACGCCGGAAACGATCCGGCAAGACGCGCCGCTCGACGTCAAGGGCTGGAAGCCGGAGAATTACAGCCACGAATATTTCGGCGCGGTCACATTGACCCAGGCACTGGCGATGTCGCTCAACACGGTCGCGGTGCGGCTCGGCCTCGAAGTTGGCGCCAAAAACGTGGTGCGGACCGCGCACCGGCTCGGCATTTCATCGAAGCTCGACGCCAATGCCTCGATCGCGCTCGGCACCTCGGAAGTGTCCGTGATCGAACTGGTCGGCGCCTATGCGCCGTTTGCCAATGGCGGGCTCGGCGTCTCCCCGCATGTCGTGACCAAGATCCGCACCAGCGAGGGCAAGGTGCTGTATATGCGGCCGGCCGATCAGCTCGGTCAGGTAATCGAACCGCGCCATGTCGCAATGATGAACACCATGATGCAGGAGACGCTGATCTCCGGCACCGCGCACAAGGCTGAAATTCCGGGCTGGACCGCCGCCGGCAAGACCGGCACCAGCCAGGATTTCCGCGACGCCTGGTTCATCGGCTACACCGCCAATCTCGTAACGGGCGTCTGGCTCGGTAATGACGACAACTCGCCAACCAGGAAGGCGACCGGCGGCGGCCTGCCGGTCGAAGTCTGGTCCCGCTTCATGAAAGCCGCGCATCAGGGCGTGCCGGTGGCGAGTCTACCGAACTCGCAAACCGGCGGCGGGCTGTTCTCGAATTTGATGCAGACCGTATCGCAGGTCAGCGCACCTTCCGCGCCGACGGCCCAGGCCCCCGTCCCGCTCGCGCCGATTCCATCCGGCGGCGGCTATCGTCCGCCGCCGACGCGGACGTCCGCGCCGCCTGCATCGTCGGCGCGGCCGGAAGCGGCGGCGGGACTGGACGGCTGGTTGATGGACCGGGTGTTCGGCGGAAGGTGA
- a CDS encoding SprT family zinc-dependent metalloprotease has product MICFCAERFQWRRLWQNPGELLLPGLSDMATRALLYRRPAEPSTVVVKHGSQFFAIRLRRHRRARRYTLRIHPTDREAILTMPPRGTLAEAKDFAQLHGGWIAARLGRLPKAAPFHSGTVVPLRGVPHRIVHRSGERGTVWTETRDSGERILCVAGGPEHMDRRVHDFLKREARKDLHKASLAYAADLGVRVRRVSIRDQSSRWGSCTSAGSLSFSWRLILAPPYVLDYLAAHEVAHLVEMNHSPRFWRVVGRVCDHVDRAKRWLDTYGNDLHRYGIED; this is encoded by the coding sequence ATGATTTGTTTTTGCGCCGAGCGATTTCAGTGGCGGCGGTTATGGCAGAATCCGGGCGAACTCCTGCTCCCCGGACTGTCAGACATGGCTACTCGCGCGCTCCTCTATCGGCGGCCTGCCGAACCCTCGACTGTCGTGGTCAAACACGGCTCCCAATTCTTCGCGATCAGGCTGCGCCGGCATCGCCGCGCGCGGCGCTACACCTTGCGCATTCATCCAACCGACCGCGAAGCGATCCTGACCATGCCGCCGCGCGGCACGCTCGCGGAAGCTAAGGACTTTGCGCAGCTCCACGGCGGCTGGATCGCCGCGCGTCTCGGCCGTTTGCCGAAGGCGGCGCCGTTTCATTCCGGCACGGTGGTGCCGCTGCGCGGTGTTCCGCACCGGATCGTGCATCGCTCCGGCGAACGCGGCACGGTGTGGACCGAAACCCGTGACAGCGGCGAGAGGATTTTGTGCGTGGCCGGCGGGCCCGAGCACATGGACCGGCGCGTCCACGACTTCCTCAAGCGCGAAGCGCGCAAGGATTTGCACAAGGCTTCATTGGCCTACGCCGCCGATCTCGGCGTGCGGGTCCGGCGGGTGTCGATCCGCGATCAGTCGAGCCGCTGGGGTTCGTGCACCTCGGCCGGATCGCTGTCGTTCTCATGGCGGCTGATCCTGGCGCCGCCTTACGTGCTCGACTATCTCGCCGCGCATGAAGTGGCGCATCTCGTCGAGATGAACCATTCGCCGCGGTTCTGGCGGGTGGTCGGCCGGGTCTGCGATCACGTCGATCGCGCCAAGCGTTGGCTCGATACCTACGGCAACGATCTGCATCGGTATGGGATCGAGGATTAG
- a CDS encoding polyhydroxyalkanoate depolymerase yields the protein MPIGEFGGAPPLAAEGSPALTTPMYWMYELAHASLNPGRAVTDATKILFQNPLNPWTHTQLGKSIAASCELFERATRRYGKPEWGLDTTEVNGIRTAVEVRSIWEKPFCRLLYFDRKLTRPLRAPQPRVLIVAPMSGHYATLLRGTVEAFLPTHEVYITDWSDARMVPLAEGRFDLDDYVDYVIEMLHVLGGNVHVVAVCQPSVPVVAAVSVMEAANDPFVPLSMTLMGGPIDTRRNPTSVNNLAAERGIEWFRNHVITKVPFPHPGVMRDVYPGFLQLSGFITMNLDRHTDAHKRLFSNLVKGDGDLVDKHREFYDEYLAVMDLTAEYYLQTVDVVFVKHALPKGEMTHRGKPVDPSKIRRVALMTVEGEKDDISGLGQTEATHALCTAIPAHRRVHYVQKGVGHYGVFNGSRFRSEIVPRISDFMLSAANTKPKLVAAAEKSVAAAE from the coding sequence ATGCCGATTGGTGAATTTGGCGGAGCACCGCCACTGGCGGCCGAAGGCAGTCCGGCACTTACGACGCCGATGTACTGGATGTACGAATTGGCCCACGCGTCGCTCAACCCGGGGCGCGCCGTGACCGACGCCACGAAAATCCTGTTTCAAAACCCGCTCAATCCGTGGACGCACACCCAACTCGGCAAATCGATCGCCGCCAGTTGCGAATTGTTCGAGCGGGCCACGCGCCGTTACGGCAAGCCGGAATGGGGTCTCGACACCACCGAAGTCAACGGCATTCGCACGGCGGTGGAAGTCCGCTCGATCTGGGAAAAGCCGTTCTGCCGTCTGCTGTATTTCGATCGCAAGCTGACGCGCCCGCTGCGCGCGCCCCAGCCGCGCGTCCTGATCGTGGCGCCGATGTCCGGCCATTACGCGACGCTTTTGCGCGGCACCGTCGAAGCCTTCCTGCCGACGCATGAGGTCTACATCACCGACTGGTCGGACGCGCGCATGGTGCCGCTCGCCGAAGGCCGCTTCGACCTCGATGATTATGTCGATTACGTCATCGAGATGCTGCACGTGCTCGGCGGCAACGTGCATGTCGTCGCGGTGTGCCAGCCGTCGGTGCCCGTGGTGGCGGCGGTTTCCGTCATGGAAGCCGCAAACGATCCGTTCGTGCCGCTGTCCATGACGCTGATGGGCGGGCCGATCGATACCCGCCGCAATCCAACCTCGGTCAACAACCTCGCCGCCGAGCGCGGCATCGAATGGTTCCGCAACCACGTCATCACCAAGGTGCCGTTCCCGCATCCCGGTGTGATGCGCGACGTTTATCCGGGTTTCCTGCAGCTCTCGGGCTTCATCACCATGAATCTCGACCGCCATACCGACGCCCACAAGCGGCTGTTCAGCAATCTGGTCAAGGGCGACGGCGATCTGGTCGACAAGCACCGCGAATTCTACGACGAGTACCTCGCGGTGATGGATCTGACCGCGGAGTATTATCTGCAGACCGTCGACGTCGTGTTCGTCAAGCACGCGCTGCCGAAGGGCGAGATGACCCATCGCGGCAAGCCGGTCGATCCCTCGAAGATCAGGCGCGTGGCGCTGATGACGGTGGAAGGCGAGAAGGACGACATCTCCGGTCTCGGCCAGACCGAAGCGACCCACGCGCTATGCACCGCAATTCCCGCTCATCGCCGCGTGCATTACGTGCAAAAAGGCGTCGGGCATTACGGCGTGTTCAACGGTTCGCGTTTTCGTTCGGAAATCGTGCCGCGAATCTCCGATTTCATGCTGTCGGCGGCGAATACCAAGCCGAAATTGGTCGCCGCTGCCGAAAAATCGGTCGCCGCTGCCGAATAA
- a CDS encoding ABC transporter permease: protein MVLRYWYLLVSSWPRVLELIYWPALQIITWGFLQNYIAQTSGFFARAGGSLIGAVILWDILFRGQLGFSISFLEEMWARNLGNLMMSPLKPIEFLISLMIMSLIRLAIGVIPMTLLALYFFDFNFYGIGLPLIAFFCNLIFTSWSIGIFVSGLVLRNGLGAESIVWTLMFGLMPLACIYYPVSVLPHWLQYLAWALPPTYVFEGMRALLINHEFRTELMVDALAINAALFIASFAIFLALLRSAKRHGSLLGGGE from the coding sequence ATGGTGCTGCGCTATTGGTATCTCCTGGTGTCGTCATGGCCGCGGGTGCTGGAATTGATCTACTGGCCGGCGCTGCAGATCATCACCTGGGGTTTTCTGCAGAATTACATCGCGCAGACGTCGGGGTTCTTCGCCCGCGCCGGCGGCTCGCTGATCGGCGCGGTGATCCTGTGGGACATCCTGTTCCGCGGCCAGCTCGGCTTTTCGATCTCGTTTCTCGAGGAGATGTGGGCGCGCAACCTCGGCAATCTGATGATGAGCCCGTTGAAGCCGATCGAGTTCCTGATCTCGCTGATGATCATGAGCCTGATCCGGCTCGCGATCGGCGTGATCCCGATGACGCTCTTGGCGCTGTACTTCTTCGATTTCAATTTTTATGGCATCGGGCTGCCGCTGATCGCCTTCTTCTGCAACCTGATTTTCACCAGCTGGTCGATCGGGATCTTTGTTTCAGGCCTCGTGCTGCGCAATGGGCTCGGCGCCGAGAGCATCGTCTGGACGCTGATGTTCGGCCTGATGCCGCTCGCCTGCATCTATTATCCCGTCAGCGTGCTGCCGCATTGGCTGCAATATCTCGCCTGGGCGTTGCCGCCGACCTATGTGTTCGAGGGCATGCGCGCGCTGTTGATCAATCATGAGTTTCGGACCGAGCTGATGGTCGACGCCCTGGCGATCAATGCGGCGCTGTTCATTGCCTCATTTGCGATCTTTCTTGCCCTTTTACGCAGCGCCAAGCGGCACGGCTCGCTGCTCGGAGGCGGTGAATAA
- a CDS encoding ABC transporter ATP-binding protein, whose amino-acid sequence MAKRDPVPNPSPAADPAGSAAIDVAHLVKFYKTTRAVDDVTFRIRRGSITGLLGGNGAGKTTTIAMIMGLVLPTAGRIQVLGAAMPEQSADVLGRMNFESPYVDMPMRLTVRQNLTIFGRLYAVENLPARIAQLASDLDLGDFLDRANGKLSAGQKTRVALAKALINQPELLLLDEPTASLDPDTADWVRQHLQNYRKTHDATILLASHNMLEVERLCDRVIIMKRGKIEDDDSPDQIMARYNRATLEEVFLDVARGREREGAA is encoded by the coding sequence ATGGCGAAACGTGACCCGGTGCCTAATCCGTCGCCCGCCGCCGATCCGGCAGGATCCGCGGCGATCGACGTCGCGCATCTGGTCAAATTCTACAAGACGACCCGCGCGGTGGACGACGTGACGTTTCGCATTAGGCGCGGGAGCATCACCGGCCTGCTCGGCGGCAACGGCGCCGGCAAGACCACGACGATTGCGATGATCATGGGGCTGGTGCTGCCGACCGCAGGCCGCATCCAGGTACTGGGCGCCGCGATGCCCGAGCAGAGCGCCGACGTGCTGGGGAGGATGAATTTCGAAAGCCCCTATGTCGACATGCCGATGCGGCTCACGGTGCGGCAGAATCTGACCATTTTCGGCCGCCTCTATGCGGTCGAGAATCTGCCCGCACGGATCGCGCAACTCGCTTCCGATCTCGACCTCGGCGACTTCCTCGACCGCGCCAACGGAAAACTCTCCGCCGGCCAGAAGACCCGCGTCGCGCTGGCGAAAGCGCTGATCAACCAGCCCGAATTGCTGCTGCTCGACGAGCCGACCGCGTCGCTCGACCCTGACACGGCCGACTGGGTCCGGCAGCATCTGCAGAATTATCGCAAGACCCATGACGCGACCATTCTGCTGGCCTCGCACAACATGCTGGAGGTGGAGCGGCTGTGCGACCGCGTCATCATCATGAAGCGCGGCAAGATCGAGGACGACGACAGCCCCGACCAGATCATGGCCCGCTACAACCGCGCCACGCTGGAAGAAGTCTTTCTGGACGTCGCGCGCGGGCGGGAGCGGGAGGGCGCGGCGTGA
- a CDS encoding ActS/PrrB/RegB family redox-sensitive histidine kinase, whose product MTEIAASDFRQPRRYVRLDTILRLRWLAALGQLAAIFIVAQGLEFDVPVIPCVAIVSLSAVVNLALQIAFNPMQRLEPVYAAALLALNIVELAALLFFTGGLQNPFSFLFLAPVLISATALPIRLTIALGVLAVACASALVFFHLPLPWDNEDPLVLPPIYLLGVWLSIVLAIGVTSLYAFQVTEESRKLSDALAATELVLTREQHLTQIDGLAAAAAHELGTPLSTIFLISRELEKTVQDGHLAADLKTLREQAQRCRDILAKITQLSASGAPFDRMPLSTLIEETVAPHRDFGVAIKVRLAVAATREPVGARNPAILYGVGNILENAVDFARTTVEVNAWWNADTVEINISDDGPGIAPDMLKRIGEPYLSRRRSADEAQSQHGGLGLGIFIARTLLERTGAKVSFSNRVFPDHGAVVHIVWPRDRFEAAEAEPETAS is encoded by the coding sequence ATGACCGAAATTGCAGCCTCCGATTTCCGCCAGCCGCGCCGCTATGTCCGTCTGGATACGATATTGCGGCTGCGCTGGCTGGCCGCGCTCGGTCAGCTCGCCGCGATCTTCATCGTGGCGCAGGGACTCGAATTCGATGTCCCCGTCATCCCCTGCGTCGCCATCGTCAGCCTCTCGGCCGTGGTCAATCTCGCGCTGCAGATCGCGTTCAATCCGATGCAGCGGCTGGAACCGGTCTATGCCGCGGCGCTGCTGGCGCTCAACATCGTCGAGCTGGCCGCCCTGCTGTTCTTCACCGGCGGCCTGCAAAATCCGTTTTCATTCCTGTTCCTCGCCCCGGTCCTGATCTCGGCAACCGCGCTGCCGATCCGGTTGACGATCGCGCTCGGCGTGCTCGCGGTGGCCTGCGCCTCGGCGCTGGTGTTCTTCCATCTACCGCTGCCATGGGACAACGAAGATCCCCTGGTGCTGCCGCCGATCTATCTGCTCGGCGTCTGGCTCTCGATCGTGCTCGCGATCGGTGTCACCAGCCTGTATGCGTTCCAGGTCACCGAGGAATCCCGCAAGCTGTCGGATGCGCTGGCCGCGACCGAACTGGTGTTGACCCGCGAGCAGCACCTCACCCAGATCGACGGGCTTGCCGCCGCCGCCGCGCACGAACTCGGCACGCCGCTGTCGACGATCTTCCTGATTTCGCGTGAACTGGAGAAGACCGTGCAGGACGGCCATCTCGCCGCCGATCTCAAGACCTTGCGCGAGCAGGCGCAGCGCTGCCGCGACATTTTGGCCAAGATTACCCAGCTCTCCGCGTCCGGCGCGCCGTTCGACCGCATGCCGCTGTCGACGCTGATCGAGGAGACGGTTGCACCGCACCGTGACTTCGGTGTCGCCATCAAGGTGCGGCTTGCTGTCGCAGCCACGCGCGAGCCGGTCGGCGCCCGCAATCCCGCGATCCTCTATGGGGTCGGCAACATCCTGGAAAATGCCGTCGATTTCGCGCGCACGACCGTCGAGGTGAACGCGTGGTGGAACGCCGACACCGTCGAGATCAACATTTCCGACGATGGCCCGGGCATCGCGCCGGACATGCTGAAACGGATCGGCGAGCCCTATTTATCGCGGCGGCGCAGCGCGGATGAGGCGCAAAGCCAGCATGGCGGGCTTGGACTTGGGATATTCATCGCCCGCACCCTGCTGGAACGCACCGGCGCGAAGGTGTCGTTCTCCAACCGCGTGTTTCCCGATCACGGCGCCGTGGTTCATATCGTCTGGCCGCGCGACCGCTTCGAGGCGGCCGAGGCCGAACCTGAGACTGCGTCCTAA
- a CDS encoding ActR/PrrA/RegA family redox response regulator transcription factor has protein sequence MNAITELNDHADRSLLIVEDDKPFLERLSRAMETRGFSVTSCDTVSDGLAEIGRAAPAFAVVDLRLGDGNGLDVVSALKRKRPEARAIVLTGYGNIATAVTAVKMGAVDYLSKPADADDVVAALLASGTEKSELPANPMSADRVRWEHIQRIYEMCNRNVSETARRLNMHRRTLQRILAKRAPR, from the coding sequence GTGAACGCCATCACCGAACTGAATGATCACGCCGACCGCTCGCTCCTCATCGTCGAGGACGACAAGCCGTTTCTGGAGCGGCTGTCGCGCGCGATGGAGACCCGCGGCTTCTCGGTGACGTCCTGCGACACCGTGTCCGATGGACTGGCCGAGATCGGCCGCGCCGCGCCGGCTTTCGCCGTGGTGGATTTGCGGCTCGGCGACGGCAATGGCCTCGACGTGGTGTCCGCGTTGAAGCGCAAGCGGCCGGAGGCGCGCGCGATCGTGCTGACCGGTTATGGCAATATCGCCACCGCCGTCACCGCGGTGAAGATGGGCGCGGTGGACTATCTCTCAAAGCCCGCCGACGCCGACGACGTGGTCGCGGCATTGCTGGCCAGCGGCACCGAGAAATCCGAACTGCCGGCAAACCCGATGTCGGCCGACCGCGTCCGCTGGGAGCACATCCAGCGCATCTACGAGATGTGCAATCGCAACGTCTCGGAAACCGCCCGTCGCCTCAACATGCACCGCCGCACCCTGCAGCGCATTCTGGCCAAGCGCGCGCCGCGCTGA